In Pleuronectes platessa chromosome 4, fPlePla1.1, whole genome shotgun sequence, the following proteins share a genomic window:
- the LOC128437932 gene encoding uncharacterized protein LOC128437932 — MKEELVTKRHVLISHLDEFDANNESDYDDLLETLSSKCSIPVSDLSLVQLSADQLGSILTALDNLLFDEWISAPPSLSTLQHAQVLITELCALSLEISEGVSLKGISNHVQSLVSHISQSACNVSESFLLTQALYLNLMHFFTDPGSCDAAFIAKQWAEQDLTAEDLFLIEFLGTLTTSLQSAVGRATTFILKMEIQCLELLLSTLTHVNGKKRHVGCIEILLRIVQTNKWTPTEAVTLLKVLSEKYKEDAPITEVLTLVQVYDLSPEWTDDSGHSVTQALDVLGPERFLLDFCKTLRKQDESSLDSALAELKTLNNLDESVVTMIKNITNGVLKYSEKAPKGEPFMRDSFKSGNLNANEIQNSLSQLCKAVSDTKGWWPTVLQMLRWCMLVLTEKTETQGLVGVKLDPCVTAMFAATKVLMGKKVDIVLSSNIYSLNQTKEWSDFYKHLGISLNQNLREDNTSLMVVYEADIVYGTMDDFVYDYLQCGLKGIEAGSPLLSRGFLIEDRCLSASYNLELSVLKENDALVFASETLQSLMGIFYSEEMELRDKFIASLFQVLHSNLNKRTDEDSKVIAISQKCTGKDLPSNKVYILSILEKLLHEFSGETEYHLRQIFEMKDVRTDRSYQCIIIDEVDSLLLDQGVQLTYLSSPMVSMQHLNVILAMIWGHASQYGFLSTGHITFVQGPPSSFYKSIFDSIDMDGIDDPMDVLHIAEETGIVPKGFTEEMYNSEKDKLLRKLKTVSQDDVIDFFQKIEQYVPYGFTVYTLDDNGLLSLRKSTPYNNPDIPELTFLVLDDGLCSALYDSEEVLANPITEFILEKIQYTPCTNNTGKISIPGFLKNLIESKLPVWVQNAFLAKRLRHGREYVVENDCVCPVDYRSTGIVELSKKWGDGLQHRSDKDSLSKIDKKLDPGDVIVATNLAGRGTNIKVSNKVNKNGGLFVVLSFLSENRRVELQAFGRTARKGKPGSAQIIMTTDHVQDNLKTVSSLEEAKETRNRLAAKRTNDMTADVTEMKLREDLFAEYCKTLQGIYRNTDGDDQTVIVAVMNEFWGIWLQTKSEEIDNLKRNELEKSLKADLSLAQSQSQSQTSPCSSIYHYIKFGNLALGEKKWDVSMKLFEKAMVQDESWAAIAFYNHAYCSIKQQNGDYLTTASNDLKKAQESLKYLSEECMVCLQFVKMASVELKSSEQPTSLEKQLTTKCNLFSYFDKNICEAIEKLKEIKDKGRDATTKKLPMFSLVSSTDEDLQTEAYNLYSKGLEYVFSVEEQPRFPWEAFLVFCLGILQIVGGALLTAFTFGTLAQVGMGLIVEGVSDCITGVESMITGEFSWQSWAIEKAISIGISLIGFGVGKLISKGFKAAKMLVKGLGKKLKSLPKFFSKQVKEGLSVVSKTNMKNAVKQTAKKMAEEIISYAFGKAEDAVLQEILKGIKNEMTKGIANDVKTNMEKDPLAGLVDSILLSHLEDKKQMSDLLQDKNRKSKLLGIFKQISKTALQPFYADLKWQNKLNSSIAKVIDSAASEAKGKTLVVLKVIQGIHMASLAAEATSAVLSLSSQFFSNLHKELNTFKEKKQLTEKVKRNYLSASEMKILEDFKQDLVNETSALLADALVEVFHQKFSSHFVSKAVGQVNNTIRGYVKTGLKSEKTEDKLRAGQNNRYISYMSVDMNSKHKQDRESGKRSESHAEKIKDSSTATTILDIRVLSETTGTKVVILTQDSHGKLIKMQELSPSTKSASQTVTLIYNTKSSQHPDGHYDVSINNKTVKVTTKEKSSLFHALAQGLKPKATKEEIALEAGRLRSLEADALVKHSDRWEPFLKYKERTDEIRGGDWYMAKEAGLKETVKENKKVIKDGKVKKYNNWIEHVNSKPSTGQFIKAAHQPPVSSISQAGELNQNSKLTKAMLEVVTKSTADVENYKGLGLPTIYVPTEIQHEFPSTTTKQFRKLLARTISQDYVVSVLKLTILGAMPRFKFNSAKNYRDFKNNRVSKTRLAIFENNFEQHSKDLVNKWFNHLQDKGVMSKADLDTLTAWINNRDYENQSDPHRKQVSNLL, encoded by the exons ATGAAAGAGGAACTTGTGACCAAGCGACACGTTCTAATAAGCCATCTGGATGAGTTTGATGCAAATAACGAATCTGATTATGATGATCTTCTGGAAACTCTTTCTTCAAAATGCAGCATCCCAGTTTCAGACCTCAGTCTGGTTCAGCTGAGTGCTGACCAGCTGGGCAGCATCCTGACAGCCCTGGACAATCTCCTGTTTGATGAATGGATCAGTGCTCCTCCATCTCTGAGCACTCTGCAGCATGCCCAGGTGTTAATCACAGAGCTGTGTGCCCTGTCCCTGGAGATATCTGAGGGAGTTTCCCTGAAGGGCATCTCCAATCATGTGCAGTCCCTGGTGAGCCACATCAGCCAATCAGCATGCAATGTCTCTgagagtttcctgctgactcAAGCCCTGTACCTGAACCTGATGCATttcttcactgaccctggcAGCTGTGATGCAGCTTTCATAGCTAAACAATGGGCTGAGCAGGACCTCACAGCTGAAGATCTCTTTCTTATAGAATTCTTGGGCACGCTCACAACATCACTACAGAGTGCAGTTGGAAGAGCCACCACGTTCATTTTGAAGATGGAGATCCAGTGCTTGGAGCTTCTCCTATCAACACTCACACATGTAAATGGCAAGAAGAGACATGTAGGATGCATTGAAATACTCCTCAGAAttgtgcaaacaaacaaatggacaccAACTGAGGCAGTGACTCTGCTCAAAGTGCTGTCAGAGAAATATAAAGAGGATGCTCCCATCACTGAAGTGCTCACATTAGTACAAGTGTATGACCTATCACCAGAGTGGACAGATGACTCCGGACACTCCGTCACCCAAGCTCTGGACGTCCTTGGCCCTGAGAGATTCCTACTTGACTTCTGTAAGACTCTCAGAAAACAAGATGAGAGCAGTCTAGATTCAGCTTTAGCAGAATTAAAAACACTCAATAACTTAGATGAGTCTGTTGTCACCATGATAAAAAACATTACCAACGGTGTCCTAAAATATTCAGAAAAAGCCCCAAAAGGTGAACCTTTTATGAGAGATTCCTTCAAAAGTGGAAACCTGAATGCAAATGAAATCCAAAATTCACTCTCTCAGTTGTGCAAAGCAGTGTCTGACACCAAAGGCTGGTGGCCAACAGTGCTGCAGATGCTGAGGTGGTGTATGCTGGTGCTGACTGAGAAGACCGAAACACAAGGATTGGTTGGTGTGAAGTTGGACCCATGTGTCACAGCCATGTTTGCAGCCACAAAAGTCCTCATGGGAAAGAAAGTGGACATTGTGTTGAGCTCTAACATTTACTCACTCAATCAAACTAAAGAGTGGTCTGACTTCTACAAGCACCTGGGGATTTCACTCAACCAAAACTTGAGGGAAGATAATACATCATTGATGGTTGTCTATGAAGCCGACATTGTGTATGGTACAATGGATGACTTTGTGTATGATTACCTTCAATGTGGCTTGAAGGGAATAGAAGCGGGGAGCCCTCTCCTTAGTCGAGGATTTCTCATTGAAGACAGATGCCTCAGTGCTTCCTATAATCTGGAACTCTCAGTGCTCAAGGAAAATGATGCGTTAGTCTTTGCATCAGAGACTCTCCAAAGCCTTATGGGTATTTTTTACAGTGAGGAGATGGAACTGAGAGACAAATTTATCGCGTCTCTTTTTCAGGTCCTCCATTCTAACCTTAACAAACGCACAGATGAAGACAGTAAAGTCATagccatttcacaaaaatgcACTGGAAAAGATTTGCCTTCCAATAAGGTCTACATCCTGTCCATTCTTGAGAAACTCCTCCATGAGTTTAGTGGAGAAACGGAAT ATCACCTTCGCCAGATATTTGAGATGAAGGATGTGAGAACAGATCGCAGCTATCAGTGTATCATCATCGATGAAGTGGACTCACTGCTGTTGGATCAGGGAGTGCAGCTTACATATCTCTCCAGCCCCATGGTCTCCATGCAGCACCTGAATGTTATCCTGGCCATGATCTGGGGCCATGCCAGCCAGTATGGCTTCTTGTCCACAGGACACATCACATTCGTACAGGGTCCCCCTTCTTCATTCTACAAGAGCATATTTGACTCAATTGACATGGATGGAATAGATGACCCCATGGACGTTTTACATATTGCTGAAGAGACAGGGATTGTGCCTAAGGGATTTACAGAGGAAATGTACAATAGCGAAAAAGACAAACTTCTCAGGAAACTTAAAACTGTGAGTCAGGATGACGTGATAGATTTTTTCCAAAAGATTGAGCAGTACGTCCCCTATGGTTTCACTGTGTACACGTTAGATGATAATGGATTGCTCTCTCTTAGAAAGTCCACACCGTACAACAACCCAGACATTCCAGAACTTACATTTCTTGTTTTGGATGATGGCTTGTGTTCTGCTCTCTATGATTCTGAGGAAGTCCTCGCCAATCCCATCACAGAATTCATCTTAGAAAAGATTCAGTACACTCCATGCACAAACAATACAGGGAAAATCAGCATCCCTGGATTCTTGAAAAATCTGATAGAGAGTAAATTGCCTGTTTGGGTTCAGAATGCCTTTCTGGCAAAGAGACTGAGGCACGGACGAGAGTATGTTGTGGAAAATGACTGTGTCTGTCCCGTTGACTACAGATCCACGGGTATTGTGGAACTAAGTAAGAAATGGGGTGATGGCCTGCAGCA TCGGAGTGACAAAGACAGTTTGAGCAAAATAGATAAGAAACTGGATCCTGGGGATGTCATTGTTGCCACAAACCTGGCTGGACGTGGCACCAACATCAAAGTGTCTAACAAGGTGAACAAAAATGGAGGATTATTTGtggtcctctccttcctctctgagaACAGAAGAGTGGAACTTCAGGCATTTGGCCGAACTGCACGCAAGGGTAAACCTGGATCTGCACAGATAATCATGACCACTGATCATGTTCAGGATAACCTCAAGACAGTGTCTTCTCTGGAGGAGGCAAAGGAAACAAGGAATAGACTTGCAGCAAAAAGGACAAATGACATGACGGCTGATGTAACTGAGATGAAACTGCGGGAGGACCTTTTCGCAGAGTACTGCAAGACCCTCCAGGGAATTTACAGGAACACCGATGGAGATGACCAAACAGTTATTGTTGCCGTCATGAATGAGTTCTGGGGAATTTGGTTGCAAACTAAATCAGAGGAAATTGACAACTTAAAAAGAAATGAATTGGAAAAGAGCTTGAAAGCTGATTTGTCCCTGGCACAAAGTCAGTCTCAAAGTCAGACTTCACCCTGCTCCAGCATTTACCACTACATCAAGTTTGGGAATCTTGCACTCGGTGAAAAAAAATGGGATGTCAGCATGAAGCTATTTGAAAAAGCAATGGTACAAGATGAAAGTTGGGCAGCCATAGCTTTTTACAATCATGCATACTGTTCTATAAAACAGCAGAATGGAGATTACCTGACTACGGCCAGCAATGATCTCAAGAAAGCACAGGAGTCTCTGAAGTACCTCAGTGAGGAATGCATGGTCTGCCTGCAGTTTGTAAAAATGGCCTCTGTTGAATTAAAAAGCAGTGAACAACCAACCAGCCTTGAAAAACAGTTAACAACCAAGTGCAACTTGTTCAGCTACTTTGATAAGAACATTTGTGAGGCTATCGAGAAGCTGaaggaaataaaagacaaaGGAAGGGATGCAACAACCAAGAAATTACCCATGTTCTCCCTGGTGTCAAGCACAGATGAAGATCTCCAAACCGAGGCCTACAATCTGTACAGTAAAGGTCTGGAATATGTGTTTTCCGTGGAAGAGCAGCCTCGGTTCCCATGGGAAGCTTTCCTGGTGTTCTGTCTCGGAATTCTGCAGATTGTTGGAGGGGCACTGCTCACTGCCTTTACGTTTGGAACATTAGCTCAAGTCGGCATGGGGCTGATCGTTGAAGGAGTATCAGACTGCATCACTGGCGTTGAGTCCATGATTACAGGAGAATTTAGTTGGCAGTCATGGGCTATAGAAAAAGCAATATCTATTGGTATTTCTCTCATTGGGTTTGGGGTTGGAAAGCTGATTTCAAAGGGCTTCAAAGCTGCTAAAATGTTGGTCAAGGGACTAGGAAAAAAACTTAAGTCATTACCAAAGTTTTTCTCCAAACAGGTTAAAGAAGGCCTGAGTGTTGTATCAAAGACAAACATGAAGAATGCAGTgaaacaaacagcaaagaaaatGGCAGAAGAAATCATTAGCTATGCATTTGGGAAGGCAGAAGATGCTGTATTGCAAGAAATATTGAAAGGCATTAAAAATGAGATGACCAAGGGTATTGCAAATGATgtaaaaaccaacatggaaaaggATCCTTTGGCTGGCTTGGTAGACTCTATTTTGCTCTCTCACCTTgaggataaaaaacaaatgtctgatCTCCTGCAGGATAAGAACAGAAAGAGCAAACTTCTGGGTATTTTCAAGCAGATAAGCAAAACAGCCTTACAGCCATTCTACGCTGATCTCAAATGGCAGAACAAGCTTAACTCATCCATCGCCAAGGTGATTGACAGTGCAGCATCAGAGGCCAAAGGCAAAACACTTGTAGTTCTGAAAGTCATTCAAGGCATTCACATGGCCTCACTGGCAGCAGAAGCCACCAGTGCAGTGCTGAGCCTTTCAAGCCAGTTTTTCTCCAACCTTCACAAAGAGCTGAAtacatttaaagagaaaaaacaattgacagagaaagtgaaacGAAATTATCTGTCTGCTTCAGAAATGAAGATCCTGGAAGACTTCAAGCAGGATTTAGTCAACGAAACCAGTGCTTTATTAGCAGATGCTTTGGTAGAAGTGTTCCACCAAAAGTTCTCCAGTCACTTTGTTTCAAAGGCCGTAGGCCAAGTGAATAATACCATTAGGGGTTATGTAAAAACTGGCTTGAAGAGTGAAAAAACAGAGGACAAACTCAGGGCTGGACAAAACAACAGATACATCTCATACATGTCAGTAGACATGAATTCAAAACATAAACAGGACAGAGAGTCTGGTAAACGCTCAGAGTCTCATGCTGAAAAGATCAAGGACTCCTCGACAGCCACTACTATTCTTGATATCAGAGTCCTATCAGAAACCACTGGCACTAAGGTTGTCATCCTAACACAAGACAGCCATGGCAAGCTTATCAAAATGCAGGAGCTGAGCCCGAGCACCAAATCTGCCAGTCAAACGGTGACACTGATTTACAACACAAAGAGTTCACAACACCCAGACGGCCATTATGATGTGTCCATCAATAATAAGACTGTGAAAGTAACCACCAAAGAAAAGAGCAGCCTGTTTCATGCTTTGGCACAAGGCTTGAAACCAAAGGCCACCAAAGAAGAGATTGCCTTGGAAGCAGGCCGCCTCCGATCTTTGGAGGCCGACGCTCTAGTGAAACACTCAGATCGATGGGAGCCTTTCCTCAAGTACAAAGAGAGGACGGATGAAATCAGAGGAGGAGACTGGTATATGGCAAAGGAAGCTGGACTAAAAGAGacagtaaaagaaaacaaaaaggtgaTCAAGGATGGAAAAGTGAAAAAGTACAACAACTGGATAGAACATGTAAACAGCAAGCCAAGCACTGGACAGTTCATCAAAGCAGCTCACCAACCACCAGTGAGTAGTATATCGCAAGCTGGAGAATTGAATCAGAATAGCAAGTTAACCAAAGCCATGCTTGAAGTGGTAACAAAGTCAACTGCTGATGTGGAAAATTACAAAGGCCTTGGACTTCCAACTATTTATGTGCCAACAGAAATACAACATGAGTTTCCcagtacaacaacaaaacaatttaGGAAATTATTGGCTCGCACAATCAGCCAGGATTATGTTGTGAGTGTCCTAAAACTGACCATTCTAGGTGCAATGCCCAGATTCAAGTTCAATAGTGCCAAGAACTACAGAGACTTTAAGAACAACCGAGTGAGTAAAACCAGGCTTGCCATTTTCGAAAATAACTTTGAGCAACATTCTAAAGATTTGGTCAACAAATGGTTCAACCATCTTCAAGACAAGGGTGTCATGTCAAAGGCTGATCTTGACACCCTTACTGCATGGATCAACAACAGGGACTACGAGAATCAATCTGATCCACACAGGAAGCAAGTCTCCAACCTCCTCTAA